In the genome of Candidatus Moraniibacteriota bacterium, one region contains:
- a CDS encoding DEAD/DEAH box helicase family protein, giving the protein MDHSKEAKARIKINKLLEQAGWRFFDDGKGQANIQLESNVRLTQKDIDAFGEDFESTKNGFVDFLLFDETGFPLVVLEAKKEGKNPLDGKEQARKYAHTENARFVILSNGNLHYFWDLERGDPEIITEFPTQESLKHRQDFKPDNQRLADEEVNDDYIALTQNPNFKDDPRYQKEETREQYLWDENLRILRPYQLKAIHALQKSAEAGNDRFLFEMATGTGKTLISAAVIKLFLRTGNAKRILFLVDRLELEDQAHKNFVRYLSNDFSSVIYKQNRDDWKKAEIVISTVQSLSAQDKYKKLFSPTDFDLIIADESHRAIGGNSRAVFEYFIGYKLGLTATPRDYLKNIDPQKLSQKDPRAWERRQLLDTYTTFGCKNGEPTFRFSLLDGVREGFLINPIVSDARTDITTELLSEKGYAVMVEDENGTESEETFFQKDFEKKFFSEKTNHVFCQTFIENAFKDPISSEIGKSIIFCVSQKHASKITQTLNRMASQLWPDKYNSDFAVQITSNIADSQQFTINFANNNLNGHTKFLENYKSSKTRVCVTVGMMTTGYDCQDILNLALMRPIFSPTDFIQIKGRGTRKFTFEYTDEYGEKHKASKDHFKFFDFFANCEYFEEKFDYDEILQLPIKQKGTGGEGPVGVDIDEIEVFNPDKVKTLTETPVGIEGMKVDRKLFEKAREELQKDTEVKSAVENEQWDKAVQIMRDKYEDKPQLFLNLEKIRKSENLDRRISWREFLERAFGLIDVFKSKDEKLEEECEKFISIYKPESKYVPHIKNYLKAYVADEKFREIINKKQFAELNVYAGFTMSEFKELNGWRETVPEYVKDYVSVNQYMR; this is encoded by the coding sequence ATGGATCATTCAAAAGAAGCGAAAGCGCGAATAAAAATAAACAAACTGCTTGAGCAGGCGGGCTGGAGATTTTTTGATGACGGGAAAGGACAGGCAAATATCCAACTTGAATCAAATGTAAGGCTTACACAGAAAGACATTGACGCTTTTGGAGAAGATTTTGAGTCCACAAAAAACGGCTTTGTTGATTTCCTTTTGTTTGATGAAACAGGCTTTCCGCTTGTTGTTTTGGAAGCCAAAAAGGAAGGTAAAAATCCGTTAGACGGAAAAGAACAAGCGAGAAAATACGCTCACACCGAAAACGCTCGCTTTGTTATTCTCTCAAATGGCAATCTTCATTATTTTTGGGATTTGGAACGAGGCGATCCTGAAATTATCACGGAATTTCCAACGCAAGAATCGTTGAAACACAGACAGGACTTCAAGCCCGACAATCAGCGTTTAGCGGACGAAGAAGTCAATGATGATTATATCGCCCTTACGCAAAATCCAAATTTCAAAGATGATCCTCGTTATCAGAAAGAAGAAACCCGCGAACAATATCTTTGGGACGAAAACTTGCGAATTTTGCGCCCGTATCAGCTGAAAGCAATTCACGCTTTGCAAAAATCCGCCGAAGCTGGAAATGATCGCTTTCTTTTTGAAATGGCGACAGGAACAGGCAAAACCCTTATTTCCGCCGCCGTTATCAAACTATTTTTACGAACAGGAAACGCTAAAAGAATTCTGTTTTTGGTTGATCGTTTGGAATTGGAAGATCAGGCACACAAAAATTTTGTCCGCTATTTGAGCAATGATTTTTCATCAGTTATTTACAAACAAAACCGCGACGATTGGAAAAAGGCGGAAATTGTCATTTCAACAGTCCAAAGTCTTTCGGCGCAAGATAAATACAAAAAACTTTTTTCGCCGACTGATTTTGATTTGATTATAGCTGATGAATCGCACCGCGCGATCGGCGGAAACTCGCGAGCAGTTTTTGAATATTTCATCGGTTATAAATTGGGCTTAACCGCAACACCGAGAGATTATTTGAAAAATATTGATCCGCAAAAACTTTCACAAAAAGATCCGCGAGCTTGGGAAAGACGGCAACTCTTGGACACTTACACGACTTTTGGCTGTAAAAACGGCGAGCCGACTTTCCGTTTCAGCTTGCTTGACGGTGTGCGAGAAGGATTTTTGATCAATCCTATCGTTTCAGACGCGCGAACCGACATCACCACCGAATTGCTATCGGAAAAGGGTTATGCGGTTATGGTTGAAGATGAAAATGGCACAGAGAGCGAAGAAACATTTTTCCAAAAGGATTTTGAAAAGAAATTCTTTTCCGAAAAAACCAATCACGTCTTTTGCCAGACATTTATTGAAAACGCTTTCAAGGACCCGATAAGTAGTGAAATCGGCAAAAGCATTATATTTTGCGTTAGCCAAAAACATGCTTCCAAAATAACGCAAACACTCAATCGAATGGCGAGCCAGCTTTGGCCCGACAAATACAATTCTGATTTTGCAGTGCAAATCACCTCAAATATTGCGGATAGTCAGCAATTCACAATCAATTTCGCAAATAACAATCTAAACGGACACACCAAGTTTTTGGAAAATTACAAATCAAGTAAAACGAGGGTTTGTGTAACTGTCGGAATGATGACGACTGGTTATGATTGCCAAGACATTTTGAATCTCGCGCTTATGCGCCCGATCTTTTCACCGACTGATTTTATTCAGATCAAAGGACGAGGCACGAGAAAATTCACCTTTGAATATACCGACGAATACGGTGAAAAACACAAAGCGTCAAAAGACCATTTCAAATTTTTCGACTTCTTCGCCAACTGCGAATACTTTGAAGAAAAGTTTGATTATGACGAAATTTTGCAACTGCCAATCAAACAAAAAGGAACTGGCGGGGAAGGACCTGTCGGCGTTGATATTGATGAAATAGAAGTTTTCAATCCCGATAAAGTAAAAACGCTCACCGAAACCCCTGTCGGAATCGAGGGGATGAAAGTTGATCGCAAACTTTTTGAAAAAGCCCGTGAAGAATTGCAAAAAGACACGGAAGTAAAATCAGCCGTTGAAAACGAGCAGTGGGACAAAGCCGTGCAAATTATGCGCGACAAATACGAAGATAAACCGCAATTATTCTTAAATCTTGAAAAAATCCGCAAGAGTGAAAATCTTGATCGCCGTATTTCTTGGCGGGAATTTTTGGAAAGAGCTTTCGGCTTGATTGATGTTTTCAAGTCCAAAGATGAAAAATTGGAAGAGGAGTGCGAAAAATTTATCTCAATCTACAAGCCCGAAAGCAAATATGTTCCGCATATCAAAAATTATCTGAAAGCGTATGTTGCGGACGAAAAATTCCGCGAGATTATCAACAAAAAGCAATTTGCGGAGTTGAATGTGTACGCTGGGTTTACAATGTCGGAATTTAAGGAATTAAACGGCTGGCGGGAAACTGTTCCTGAATATGTAAAAGACTATGTATCAGTTAATCAATATATGAGATAA
- a CDS encoding ABC transporter permease, producing MFRRILQSVRVALRNLSVAKGRTILTVLGMVIGIAAVFLVMSIGASAQDFILGQIRSVGSNLIAVLPGASDPKGPPASVFGVVTTTFTNKDLDAILQKSRVPHIVAGSGYVTGSATATFQGESLSVSYQGVSAALPQVENLPLAHGRFFSADEVSGLGRVAVLGATRATDLFGTEDPIGRRFSLGDTSFTVVGVLESKGSSSFSNTDATIYIPLETAQKILLGIDYLNFARLKVDDEKNISHTVDTIRALLRDRHRIKTDSPDDFSIRNTADAISILGSITDILKYFLSFVASISLFVGGIGIMNIMLIALKQRIREVGLRKAVGARDSDILVQFLIEAVFLSLLGGFFGFVFGVLLTYLSALGIRAAGYEWTFLLTFQAAGVAFAVSLLIGIIFGLYPARRAARVSPMEALRYE from the coding sequence ATGTTTCGGAGAATACTTCAGTCTGTTCGCGTCGCTTTGCGGAATCTTTCCGTTGCGAAGGGGCGTACGATACTCACGGTGCTTGGCATGGTGATCGGCATCGCCGCGGTCTTCCTTGTTATGTCTATCGGCGCGTCGGCGCAGGATTTTATATTGGGCCAGATCAGGAGTGTCGGATCGAACTTGATCGCGGTGCTTCCGGGTGCGTCCGATCCGAAGGGGCCGCCCGCAAGCGTTTTCGGCGTCGTGACGACGACCTTTACCAATAAGGATCTCGATGCGATTTTGCAGAAGAGTCGTGTACCGCATATTGTTGCCGGATCGGGCTATGTGACGGGTTCGGCCACGGCGACTTTTCAGGGAGAATCGCTGTCCGTATCGTATCAGGGTGTCTCCGCGGCGCTTCCTCAGGTCGAGAACCTCCCATTGGCTCATGGCAGGTTCTTTTCTGCGGATGAAGTATCCGGACTCGGTCGTGTTGCGGTTTTGGGAGCGACGCGTGCGACGGATTTGTTTGGGACGGAAGACCCGATCGGAAGACGATTCTCTCTGGGAGATACGAGCTTTACGGTAGTCGGTGTTCTCGAGTCGAAGGGGAGCTCGAGTTTTTCGAATACGGATGCAACGATCTATATCCCGCTCGAAACCGCTCAGAAAATATTGCTTGGTATCGACTATCTTAATTTCGCGCGGCTCAAGGTGGATGACGAGAAAAATATTTCGCATACGGTCGACACGATACGCGCGCTTCTTCGCGATCGGCATCGTATCAAGACGGATTCGCCCGACGATTTCTCAATTCGGAACACTGCCGACGCGATCTCGATACTGGGATCGATCACTGATATACTCAAATATTTTCTTTCGTTCGTTGCCAGTATATCGCTTTTTGTGGGCGGCATCGGTATCATGAATATCATGCTGATTGCGCTTAAGCAGCGCATCCGCGAAGTGGGGCTTCGCAAGGCGGTGGGTGCGCGCGATTCGGATATCTTGGTGCAATTTCTTATCGAAGCGGTGTTTCTTTCGCTTCTCGGCGGGTTTTTTGGTTTTGTCTTCGGTGTCCTGTTGACCTATCTTTCCGCACTCGGCATACGTGCGGCCGGTTACGAATGGACATTTCTTCTCACCTTTCAAGCTGCCGGTGTCGCCTTTGCTGTTTCGCTTCTTATCGGTATTATCTTCGGCCTCTATCCCGCCCGCCGCGCCGCCCGCGTCTCCCCGATGGAGGCGCTGCGGTATGAGTAA
- a CDS encoding cytochrome c biogenesis protein DipZ, with amino-acid sequence MILLVLFAFAAGIVTVLSPCILPVLPIILSSSVGDAAIGKSRPIGVVVGFVLSFTLFTLFLSAIVNAIGVSADTLRLLSVVVIAGFGFSLLVPRVQLALEALSSKLTRFIPTVSSRGGFLPGLFIGVSLGLLWTPCVGPILASVITLAVTGTVSFSAFLLTLAYSAGAAFPMLLVMWGGRALLQRVPWLLSHGAAIQRAFGVVMIVTAFAILVQADRKFQTFVLTVFPNYGSGLTSFEDTGFIRGELSKLRGDQVVGGDAGSDMTGKPLFDLQPKGVPAPEIISGGVWINSEPLSLEALRGKVVLIDFWTYSCINCQRTLPYLRAWNEKYADKGLVIIGVHAPEFEFEKSADNVRKAVADFGLTYPIVQDNNFATWRVYDNHYWPAKYFIDAEGNIRYHHFGEGDYDGSERVIQELLREAGEQDVPTTTDNPSYTVFARTPETYVGSARMERFSSPEPIQIDMPAIYTAPSALSLSRFAFSGMWTVGQEYATPSPGAELVFEFDAQDVFLVMRPERADVSARVHVSLDGVVQSFGSDNEGGTVTVDSDRLYHLIHLSSPGQHLLRLKFEEGAAHVHAFTFG; translated from the coding sequence ATGATACTTCTTGTTTTATTCGCTTTTGCGGCTGGAATCGTAACGGTGCTCTCGCCGTGTATTCTTCCGGTGTTGCCGATTATTCTGTCGTCGAGTGTTGGTGATGCTGCAATAGGGAAGTCGCGGCCGATAGGCGTTGTTGTTGGGTTTGTTTTGAGCTTTACGCTGTTCACGCTCTTTCTTTCGGCGATTGTAAACGCAATCGGCGTGTCTGCTGATACTTTGCGACTTCTTTCGGTGGTTGTGATTGCCGGATTTGGGTTTTCTCTTCTGGTGCCACGAGTACAGCTTGCGCTTGAGGCACTTTCCTCAAAGTTGACTCGATTCATTCCGACGGTTTCTTCCAGAGGCGGATTTCTTCCAGGTCTCTTTATCGGTGTTTCTTTGGGGTTGCTTTGGACGCCGTGTGTGGGTCCCATTCTTGCTTCGGTGATTACGCTTGCGGTAACGGGCACTGTATCTTTCTCGGCATTTCTTCTCACTCTGGCGTATTCGGCGGGTGCGGCGTTTCCGATGCTTCTTGTGATGTGGGGAGGGCGAGCGCTCCTTCAGCGAGTGCCATGGCTTTTGTCTCATGGTGCGGCGATTCAACGAGCATTCGGTGTGGTGATGATAGTGACGGCATTTGCCATATTGGTGCAGGCGGACCGGAAATTTCAAACATTCGTGCTTACGGTGTTTCCAAACTATGGTTCCGGTCTTACCTCGTTTGAAGATACCGGATTTATTCGAGGAGAATTGTCAAAACTGCGCGGCGATCAAGTGGTGGGAGGAGATGCTGGTTCGGATATGACTGGGAAGCCACTTTTTGATTTGCAGCCAAAGGGTGTTCCGGCGCCGGAAATTATTTCTGGAGGCGTTTGGATTAATAGCGAGCCGCTCTCACTCGAAGCTCTTCGCGGTAAAGTCGTGCTTATCGATTTTTGGACCTATTCGTGCATCAATTGTCAGCGGACGCTTCCGTATCTTCGAGCGTGGAATGAAAAATATGCCGACAAAGGATTGGTGATTATCGGTGTGCATGCGCCGGAATTCGAGTTCGAGAAAAGCGCCGACAATGTCCGGAAAGCGGTTGCTGACTTTGGTCTCACATATCCGATCGTGCAGGATAACAACTTTGCGACCTGGCGAGTCTATGACAATCACTACTGGCCGGCAAAATATTTTATCGATGCGGAAGGGAATATTCGGTATCACCATTTCGGCGAAGGCGATTACGACGGGAGTGAGCGTGTCATTCAAGAACTTCTCCGAGAAGCAGGGGAACAGGATGTGCCGACAACGACGGATAATCCTTCCTATACGGTCTTTGCAAGAACGCCGGAAACTTATGTGGGTTCTGCTCGCATGGAGAGATTCTCCTCGCCGGAGCCGATACAAATCGATATGCCAGCAATATATACGGCGCCGAGTGCACTCTCTTTGAGTCGATTCGCTTTTTCGGGAATGTGGACGGTCGGGCAAGAATATGCGACGCCGTCACCCGGCGCCGAACTCGTGTTCGAATTTGATGCGCAAGATGTATTTTTGGTGATGCGGCCGGAGCGTGCGGATGTTTCTGCTCGTGTACATGTTTCTCTGGATGGGGTAGTTCAGAGTTTTGGCAGTGATAATGAAGGTGGTACAGTGACTGTTGATAGTGATCGGCTCTATCACTTGATTCATCTTTCTTCTCCCGGACAGCATCTCTTACGGCTCAAATTTGAGGAGGGCGCTGCTCATGTGCACGCTTTCACATTCGGGTAG
- a CDS encoding thioredoxin family protein: protein MKAQKALLAVVVVVVTGIGLWAVFRNDRDDRSMMEPADSMQDDGASRMSGEAAMEEENIDGEMMESGDGMGSNGISTDVADRQETSSITGVKGSGEYMDYTKSVFDQVIGKRRILFFYANWCPICRPADADIRENIAKLPSDVVVFRVNYNDTDTDDDEKMLAKEYGITYQHTFVQVDGNGGAVTKWNGGKMAELLSNIK from the coding sequence ATGAAAGCGCAGAAAGCATTATTGGCAGTTGTTGTGGTCGTTGTGACAGGTATTGGTTTGTGGGCTGTTTTTCGAAACGATCGCGATGATCGGTCAATGATGGAACCAGCGGATAGCATGCAGGATGACGGAGCCTCTCGTATGAGCGGCGAAGCGGCAATGGAAGAGGAGAATATTGATGGTGAAATGATGGAGAGTGGCGATGGGATGGGATCGAACGGTATATCGACCGATGTCGCCGACAGGCAAGAGACTTCTTCGATAACTGGTGTGAAGGGTTCCGGAGAGTATATGGATTATACTAAGAGCGTGTTTGATCAGGTAATTGGAAAGCGGCGAATCCTTTTCTTTTATGCGAATTGGTGTCCGATCTGTCGTCCTGCTGATGCGGATATTCGTGAAAATATTGCGAAACTGCCCTCAGATGTTGTGGTGTTTCGCGTGAATTACAACGACACTGACACGGATGATGATGAGAAGATGCTTGCCAAAGAATACGGTATTACGTATCAACACACCTTTGTTCAGGTTGATGGAAATGGCGGTGCAGTTACAAAATGGAATGGCGGAAAAATGGCGGAGTTGCTCAGCAATATAAAATAA
- a CDS encoding helix-turn-helix transcriptional regulator, with protein sequence MKNSVEKYRRERGITQEQLAECVGVTRQTIIALEKGHYGPSLVLALKIARFFRKNVESLFVLK encoded by the coding sequence CTGAAAAACAGCGTCGAGAAGTATCGGAGGGAGCGAGGCATTACTCAAGAACAGCTGGCTGAATGCGTCGGCGTGACAAGACAGACGATTATCGCGCTTGAGAAGGGGCATTATGGGCCGTCGCTCGTGCTTGCCCTCAAGATAGCTCGGTTTTTCCGGAAAAATGTGGAGTCGTTGTTTGTATTGAAATAA
- the uppS gene encoding di-trans,poly-cis-decaprenylcistransferase: protein MSQPISSVPAHVALIPDGNRRWAKARGLDPWDGHEAGAKNTEKIIEKARELGIRSFSFWGSSMENLTKRPFEEKRALLRIYGEYFTRMIENETVHRDRARIRMIGHWREQFPDGLKKILIRCEEETKSYDDYSLNFFLAYSGNDEMLEAVRSLISAGVSSESVSPERLKAALMTRDLPPVDYLIRTGGEPHLSAGFMMWDIADAQLYFSEKLYPDFDEQAFAESIEEYARRARRFGK, encoded by the coding sequence ATGTCGCAGCCGATCTCCTCTGTTCCTGCCCATGTGGCTCTCATCCCCGATGGTAATCGTCGGTGGGCAAAGGCGCGCGGACTTGATCCTTGGGATGGGCATGAAGCGGGTGCCAAGAATACCGAGAAAATCATAGAGAAGGCGCGCGAGCTCGGTATTCGTTCGTTTTCGTTTTGGGGATCGTCCATGGAGAATCTCACGAAGCGTCCGTTTGAAGAAAAGCGCGCTCTCCTTCGTATCTACGGAGAATATTTCACACGCATGATTGAGAATGAAACAGTGCATCGAGATCGTGCGCGTATTCGCATGATCGGTCATTGGCGAGAACAATTTCCGGACGGTCTCAAGAAGATTCTTATTCGATGCGAGGAAGAGACAAAATCGTATGATGATTACTCACTCAATTTTTTCTTGGCGTATAGCGGGAATGACGAAATGTTGGAAGCGGTCCGATCACTCATTTCAGCTGGCGTATCGTCGGAATCGGTTTCACCGGAACGACTGAAAGCGGCCCTTATGACACGCGACCTTCCGCCGGTTGACTATCTCATTCGGACCGGAGGTGAGCCCCATCTCTCTGCCGGGTTTATGATGTGGGATATCGCTGATGCGCAGCTCTATTTTTCCGAAAAACTTTACCCGGATTTCGACGAACAAGCCTTTGCCGAATCAATCGAGGAATATGCCCGTCGCGCCAGGCGATTCGGAAAGTAA
- a CDS encoding polyprenyl synthetase family protein, producing MDIQRELAHFKVRVDREIARYLDRTISETTKHDPFMTEALRYVKSLVLSGGKRLRASFMYYGYLAAGGTDRERMLRATVSIELIHIFLLIHDDIIDRDEKRHGIETAHEHFRFAAEKLFPHADSAHFGSSMAIIIGDMVGALGNQIIFESGFPPDRILRALSKLQDIISFTVVGQAKDILIEFAGKATEKEILAMYEHKTARYTIDGPLQLGVILAGGSEELADAFGRYAIPLGIAFQIQDDILGVFGSEEKVGKPIGSDIEEGKISILVSRALSLVSKHAQQELSEILRKGKDLSRQDIDRFREILIESGALASAKETAKSYIDIGRREIVPIELPAEAKDFLIGIADYMMSREY from the coding sequence ATGGATATACAGAGAGAACTTGCTCACTTCAAGGTTCGGGTTGATCGGGAAATTGCTCGCTATCTTGATCGAACTATTTCTGAGACAACGAAGCATGATCCCTTCATGACTGAGGCGCTTCGATATGTAAAGTCGCTGGTTTTGTCCGGAGGGAAGCGACTGCGGGCGTCGTTTATGTACTATGGGTACCTCGCTGCCGGCGGTACGGATCGAGAACGAATGCTTCGTGCGACAGTCTCGATAGAACTGATCCATATTTTCTTGCTCATCCATGATGATATTATTGATCGCGATGAAAAACGACACGGCATTGAAACGGCTCATGAGCATTTCCGGTTCGCTGCGGAGAAGCTATTTCCACATGCTGATTCGGCGCACTTCGGCAGTTCGATGGCGATTATCATCGGCGATATGGTGGGCGCTCTCGGCAACCAGATTATATTCGAGTCTGGATTTCCTCCCGACCGGATCCTTCGTGCGCTTTCGAAATTGCAGGATATTATTTCGTTCACGGTAGTGGGGCAGGCAAAGGATATTCTGATAGAATTCGCCGGGAAGGCGACAGAAAAAGAGATTCTCGCTATGTACGAGCACAAGACGGCTCGTTATACCATAGATGGACCGCTTCAGTTGGGCGTGATATTGGCAGGGGGGTCCGAGGAATTGGCAGATGCATTCGGACGATATGCGATTCCCCTTGGCATTGCTTTCCAAATTCAGGATGATATTCTTGGTGTGTTTGGGTCGGAAGAAAAAGTGGGGAAGCCTATTGGATCGGATATCGAAGAGGGGAAAATATCGATACTGGTCTCGCGAGCGCTTTCGCTTGTCTCGAAACATGCGCAGCAGGAGCTTTCTGAAATACTGCGAAAGGGCAAGGATCTCTCTCGGCAGGATATCGATAGATTTCGCGAGATTCTCATAGAGTCCGGTGCGCTTGCATCGGCGAAAGAAACAGCGAAGTCCTATATCGACATCGGGAGACGGGAGATTGTGCCGATTGAACTTCCGGCGGAAGCGAAAGATTTTTTGATCGGCATTGCCGATTATATGATGAGTCGGGAATATTAG
- a CDS encoding DUF192 domain-containing protein, translating to MKHRRVISVFGALFAVLFVFLLLSAYQSEGPRVRIGSALFSVDIVDEGEDLERGLGGRDSICKTCGMLFLFDHADQYAFWMKDMRFPLDILWIRNGKIVHIEQNVDFHNQRRVYRPNQLADRVLEVNAGSCQIWNIREGDSVSFEEL from the coding sequence ATGAAACATCGAAGAGTTATTTCCGTGTTTGGAGCATTGTTTGCGGTTCTCTTTGTGTTTTTACTTTTGAGTGCATACCAGTCAGAGGGTCCGCGGGTTCGTATTGGGAGCGCTTTGTTTTCTGTCGATATCGTTGATGAAGGGGAAGATCTTGAGCGTGGATTGGGCGGAAGAGATTCGATTTGTAAGACTTGCGGCATGCTTTTTCTTTTCGATCATGCCGACCAATACGCTTTCTGGATGAAGGATATGCGTTTCCCGCTTGATATACTTTGGATTCGTAATGGAAAAATCGTGCATATTGAACAAAATGTGGATTTTCATAATCAGCGGCGCGTATATCGCCCCAATCAGCTTGCTGACCGTGTGCTCGAAGTGAATGCCGGTTCATGTCAAATATGGAATATACGGGAAGGTGACAGCGTGTCTTTTGAGGAATTGTGA
- a CDS encoding undecaprenyl/decaprenyl-phosphate alpha-N-acetylglucosaminyl 1-phosphate transferase, which yields MDIFLYLSPFLTGFVISTALLFTARTLFLRMESRFAVPVRRFGGVAVIGSFALSILMNPHLVLTPAILGIIIGSIGILFFGILDDIATLSWKLQLAFQISLGVILFVSGLRIFSLPVPFVGQVFVDTLPGGEMLGIIVLILWVVFVTNALNWADGIDGLLPSISIFAFFALFCLSISSRVDQPPLGIIAVVLAGAVLGLLVFNFPPSYFFPGTTGSFFIGFSLASLSILSGAKLATAILVLSLPMLDAIWVFVERLRCGQSPFRGGDLRHLHYRLRELGWSDRAIVLGYAAYTALVGGIALSFGSTGKTIAFLVLSILVGVFLFQIQKRVGLAGSFSASQEL from the coding sequence ATGGATATTTTCTTGTATCTCTCGCCGTTTCTGACGGGTTTTGTGATATCGACCGCTCTTCTCTTTACTGCGCGAACACTCTTTCTTCGCATGGAAAGTCGTTTTGCAGTGCCGGTCCGTCGATTCGGCGGTGTGGCAGTGATCGGCTCTTTTGCGCTTTCGATTCTTATGAATCCGCATTTGGTTCTCACGCCGGCTATTCTCGGAATAATTATAGGATCCATCGGAATTCTCTTTTTCGGTATACTGGACGATATCGCCACTTTGAGTTGGAAACTTCAACTGGCATTTCAGATATCTCTTGGAGTTATATTATTCGTTTCCGGCTTGAGAATCTTTTCTTTGCCAGTGCCGTTTGTCGGACAGGTATTTGTGGATACATTGCCTGGCGGAGAAATGCTTGGCATTATCGTGTTGATTCTTTGGGTTGTCTTTGTTACGAATGCATTGAATTGGGCGGACGGTATTGACGGGCTTCTCCCGAGCATATCAATTTTCGCATTCTTTGCATTGTTCTGTCTCTCTATATCTTCGCGGGTGGATCAGCCGCCTCTTGGCATTATTGCTGTGGTGTTGGCGGGAGCAGTGCTGGGTCTTCTGGTGTTTAACTTTCCGCCATCCTATTTTTTCCCGGGTACTACAGGCTCATTCTTTATAGGGTTCTCACTGGCGTCACTCTCTATTTTGTCCGGTGCCAAATTGGCGACAGCCATTCTCGTCTTATCTCTCCCAATGCTTGATGCGATTTGGGTGTTTGTCGAGCGCCTGCGGTGTGGACAGTCACCGTTTCGTGGCGGTGATCTTCGTCATCTCCACTATCGTCTGCGTGAACTTGGGTGGTCGGATCGTGCCATTGTTTTGGGATATGCAGCATATACGGCTCTTGTCGGAGGCATTGCGCTTTCATTCGGATCAACCGGTAAGACAATAGCCTTTCTCGTTCTGAGTATTCTGGTTGGTGTATTTCTCTTTCAAATACAGAAGAGAGTTGGGTTGGCAGGGTCGTTTTCGGCTTCCCAAGAGTTATGA
- a CDS encoding DNA recombination protein RmuC: MEVLFLSVVILLIGVVIFLVYDRFRAGSQSGKTESDMLREDMARRMEEMHRNMSEDMHRFSSSFLQQMGNFQTNVSHRLEDNTTRLDSRLDGAARSFTEVRAEMGRVRTEVGVALEEVKHSSNRILEVGKDVRSLQDILRSPKLRGGFGELLLEDMLSQMLPREYYTVQHSFKSGDVVDAAIHLKGGIISVDSKFPLENFRKLIESGSDEERKQFRKLFSSDVRKHADAIARKYIVPEEGTLDFALMYIPAENVYYEIVVKDNEGDGLAEYLFAKKIVPVSPNSFYAYMRTLLLGLQGMQIEKRAKEIMGNLDRLGREYDRFSREFETLGGHITNAAKKYEEADKRLGKVEDQIARTRIEGDSESSGPDMIASVDH; this comes from the coding sequence ATGGAGGTGCTTTTTCTATCGGTAGTTATTCTGCTTATTGGTGTTGTCATTTTTTTGGTATACGACCGGTTTCGTGCAGGGAGTCAATCGGGGAAAACGGAATCGGATATGCTGCGCGAGGATATGGCGCGGCGTATGGAGGAAATGCATCGAAACATGTCGGAGGATATGCATCGCTTCTCATCGTCGTTCTTGCAGCAAATGGGAAATTTTCAGACGAATGTCAGTCATCGCCTTGAAGACAATACCACGCGGCTCGACAGTCGACTCGATGGAGCGGCGCGCTCGTTTACCGAGGTGCGCGCGGAAATGGGCCGCGTGCGAACAGAGGTCGGGGTAGCGCTTGAGGAGGTGAAACATTCGAGCAACCGCATTCTCGAAGTGGGGAAGGACGTGCGTTCTTTGCAGGATATTTTGCGTTCACCGAAGTTGCGCGGCGGGTTCGGGGAGCTGCTGCTTGAGGACATGTTGTCTCAGATGCTGCCGCGGGAATACTATACGGTGCAGCATTCTTTCAAGAGTGGAGATGTGGTTGATGCGGCTATACATCTGAAAGGAGGCATTATCAGTGTCGATTCGAAATTTCCGCTCGAGAATTTTCGAAAACTGATCGAGTCCGGTTCGGACGAAGAACGGAAACAATTCCGAAAACTCTTTTCGTCTGATGTGCGCAAACATGCTGATGCTATTGCTCGGAAGTATATCGTACCCGAAGAGGGAACACTCGATTTTGCACTTATGTATATTCCGGCGGAGAATGTGTACTACGAGATTGTTGTAAAAGACAATGAAGGCGATGGTTTGGCGGAATATCTTTTTGCTAAGAAAATCGTCCCGGTTTCGCCGAATTCATTTTATGCCTATATGCGGACACTGCTCCTGGGTCTCCAGGGTATGCAAATTGAGAAGCGTGCCAAAGAAATTATGGGGAATTTAGATCGCCTCGGTCGGGAGTATGATCGCTTCTCCAGGGAGTTCGAGACACTCGGCGGGCACATTACCAACGCTGCGAAAAAATATGAAGAGGCAGACAAGCGTCTTGGAAAGGTGGAAGATCAGATTGCGAGAACTCGTATTGAAGGTGACTCGGAATCCTCCGGACCGGATATGATTGCCTCTGTGGATCATTGA